A region from the Wansuia hejianensis genome encodes:
- a CDS encoding N-acetylmannosamine-6-phosphate 2-epimerase gives MNNQEILERIRGGLIVSCQALEDEPLHSSYIMSRMAFAAYEGGAVGIRANTAEDITEIRKVVSLPVIGIVKQVYDGCDVYITPTMKEVDDLAATGVEIIAMDATKRPRPDGRPIAEFFREVRAKYPDQLFMADCSCIEEGLHAAEIGFDLIGTTMASYTPYTKGTSIPDFNMMKTLVEKSGKPVIAEGGIWSPAELKQALDTGALAAVVGTAITRPREITRRYVEAIQ, from the coding sequence ATGAACAACCAGGAGATTTTAGAACGCATCAGAGGAGGCCTGATTGTATCTTGTCAGGCGCTGGAGGACGAGCCGCTGCACAGTTCTTACATCATGTCACGGATGGCTTTTGCGGCCTATGAAGGCGGGGCCGTGGGAATCAGGGCCAATACGGCGGAAGATATTACGGAGATCCGCAAGGTGGTGAGCCTTCCCGTTATCGGAATTGTTAAGCAGGTATATGACGGCTGTGACGTCTATATAACGCCTACCATGAAGGAAGTGGATGATCTGGCGGCTACGGGTGTGGAAATCATCGCAATGGATGCCACAAAGCGCCCAAGACCTGACGGAAGGCCGATCGCAGAATTCTTCAGAGAAGTCAGGGCAAAGTATCCGGATCAATTATTCATGGCGGATTGCTCCTGTATAGAAGAGGGGCTGCATGCCGCGGAAATCGGCTTTGACCTGATTGGGACTACGATGGCCAGTTATACTCCTTATACTAAGGGAACGTCAATTCCGGATTTCAATATGATGAAGACACTGGTAGAAAAGAGCGGAAAACCAGTGATTGCAGAAGGAGGCATCTGGTCTCCGGCAGAACTGAAACAAGCCCTGGATACAGGCGCCCTGGCAGCAGTTGTGGGAACGGCGATTACTAGGCCGAGAGAGATTACCCGCAGATATGTGGAGGCCATCCAGTGA
- a CDS encoding ROK family protein — MRTAVLDIGGTFIKSGIYGPAGLQQIQETPTPAREGGAALMECAKQILRGYTGYDAIGVSTAGQVDVVSGSIRYANENIPGYTGTKVREILEDAFSVPVVVDNDVNMAAIGEAYLGAGKDQRDFLCLTYGTGIGGAIVQDRQIFRGSSFSAAEFGSIVTHGKDQENQGGFPAGIYEKYASTTALVRMASARDTSCTDGRAIFARLGEAEIREIVDEWIGEILLGLSSLIHIFNPSYIVLGGGVMNQPYILEEIRRRIGSYIMPSFAHVQFERARLGNQAGMLGAAMTAEKEL, encoded by the coding sequence GTGAGGACAGCGGTTCTGGATATTGGCGGAACCTTCATAAAGTCCGGGATCTATGGGCCTGCGGGGCTGCAGCAGATCCAGGAGACGCCCACCCCGGCCAGGGAAGGGGGAGCGGCGCTCATGGAATGTGCAAAACAGATATTGCGCGGCTATACAGGCTATGATGCCATCGGGGTCAGCACGGCGGGACAGGTTGACGTGGTCAGCGGCAGCATCCGATATGCCAATGAGAACATCCCCGGCTATACGGGGACAAAGGTCAGAGAGATACTGGAGGACGCGTTTTCTGTGCCTGTGGTGGTGGACAATGATGTGAACATGGCGGCCATCGGGGAAGCGTACCTGGGCGCAGGTAAAGATCAGAGAGATTTTCTGTGCCTGACTTATGGTACGGGGATCGGAGGAGCCATCGTGCAGGACCGGCAGATATTCCGGGGAAGCAGCTTTTCTGCGGCGGAATTCGGGTCGATCGTGACACACGGGAAGGATCAGGAGAACCAGGGCGGGTTTCCGGCAGGTATTTATGAGAAATATGCGTCTACCACGGCTCTGGTGCGCATGGCCAGCGCGCGCGACACTTCCTGTACAGATGGGAGAGCTATTTTTGCAAGGCTGGGGGAAGCGGAGATCAGAGAGATTGTGGATGAATGGATCGGCGAGATTCTGCTGGGATTATCCAGTCTGATCCATATCTTTAACCCGTCTTATATAGTGCTGGGAGGTGGGGTAATGAACCAGCCGTACATATTAGAAGAAATACGCAGAAGGATCGGCAGCTATATCATGCCGAGTTTCGCTCATGTACAGTTTGAGAGGGCCAGGCTAGGTAATCAGGCGGGCATGCTTGGAGCGGCCATGACCGCGGAAAAGGAGTTATAA
- a CDS encoding N-acetylglucosamine-6-phosphate deacetylase produces MITAIVNGRIVLEDKILADRVLLMENGRILSVEEKTAPEGAEVIDAAGGYVGPGYVDIHTHGGGSHTSHGEPLEMAEYHLQYGTTSICPSLAYELTKEEMLQGIRNIRQAMKQGGNSVAGIHLEGPYTSQKYGAAAAKAWELNREDYELLFREAAGCVRQVTHAPEIPGIEEFEEYVEKLQIPQSVGHTEMSPEELKRAMSHGATIVTHLFDAMGCWRGNDSIAVTGVIQETAAEVALAQEGLYYELICDSAGMHVKPANLRLTLRAAGAENIILITDANIGQYRLEELSEDDMRRRYPDLNFNSDGELSGSRLTMELAVKNMRRHTGATVRELFLMAAANPARAVGLYEQTGSLAAGKWADILICDSELKVEQVFLHGKPVRREAVC; encoded by the coding sequence GTGATAACGGCGATTGTTAACGGCAGAATTGTGTTGGAGGACAAAATCCTGGCAGACCGTGTTCTGCTCATGGAAAACGGCAGGATTTTGTCTGTTGAAGAAAAAACGGCGCCTGAAGGGGCGGAGGTTATCGACGCGGCCGGGGGCTATGTGGGCCCCGGTTACGTGGATATACATACGCATGGAGGCGGAAGCCATACCTCTCATGGGGAGCCTCTTGAGATGGCGGAATATCATCTTCAGTATGGAACGACCTCTATCTGCCCCTCGCTGGCCTACGAGCTGACGAAGGAAGAGATGCTCCAGGGAATCCGCAACATCCGGCAGGCCATGAAACAGGGCGGGAACAGCGTGGCGGGCATTCATCTGGAAGGTCCCTACACCAGCCAGAAATATGGGGCTGCCGCAGCAAAGGCCTGGGAACTGAACAGAGAAGACTATGAATTGCTGTTCCGGGAGGCGGCAGGCTGCGTCCGCCAGGTGACCCATGCGCCGGAGATCCCGGGAATAGAGGAATTTGAAGAATATGTAGAAAAGCTTCAGATCCCACAATCCGTGGGCCACACCGAGATGTCTCCGGAGGAATTGAAACGGGCCATGAGCCATGGGGCGACGATCGTTACGCATCTGTTTGATGCAATGGGCTGCTGGAGAGGCAATGATTCCATCGCCGTGACGGGAGTGATTCAGGAGACGGCCGCGGAGGTGGCGCTGGCGCAGGAAGGGCTGTACTATGAGTTGATCTGTGACAGCGCGGGAATGCATGTGAAGCCTGCTAACCTCCGCCTGACGCTCCGGGCGGCCGGGGCGGAAAATATCATTCTGATTACGGACGCCAATATTGGGCAATACCGGCTGGAAGAGCTTTCGGAGGATGATATGAGGCGCCGCTATCCGGATCTGAATTTTAACAGTGACGGGGAGCTTTCTGGCAGCAGGCTGACAATGGAGCTGGCGGTGAAGAACATGCGCCGCCATACGGGAGCGACGGTCAGAGAGCTGTTTCTGATGGCGGCGGCCAATCCGGCCAGGGCGGTAGGGCTTTATGAGCAGACCGGATCGCTTGCGGCCGGTAAGTGGGCGGACATTCTGATCTGCGACAGCGAATTGAAGGTAGAACAAGTATTTTTACATGGAAAGCCTGTGAGGAGAGAGGCGGTTTGCTGA
- a CDS encoding DMT family transporter has translation MKKEYLYAGIAILAWGTSATSVKLMQGSLDTVFLLFGVSLTAAVFLCIVCGVQGRFRKLREYSAGTIFRMILIGLVGMFVYNALYMRAVECMPAQQAYMLNYFWPALIVVFSGFLLKEKLTFWKVGAVLVSFAGVLIYSADGNLKSLFTSKAEGVTFALLGAVVYSLYSVLNKRESYDKFLCITIACVTSAACSLVWVLASGQIHLVQTANWGGLIYQGVVCIGTAYLAWAYAMDAGDTAKVSTLSYLTPFVSLIFTCVFLGEKVTAYSAAGIIFVIMGIILQERPWGKKNTAVKA, from the coding sequence ATGAAAAAGGAATATTTATACGCCGGAATTGCTATACTGGCATGGGGAACTTCGGCTACTTCGGTGAAGCTGATGCAGGGCAGCCTGGACACCGTCTTTCTCCTGTTTGGCGTTTCCTTGACGGCGGCGGTGTTCCTGTGTATTGTGTGTGGGGTTCAGGGACGTTTCCGGAAGCTCAGGGAGTATTCCGCAGGAACCATTTTTCGGATGATCCTGATCGGATTAGTGGGTATGTTTGTGTATAATGCTCTTTATATGCGCGCCGTGGAGTGTATGCCGGCTCAGCAGGCTTATATGCTGAATTATTTCTGGCCGGCGCTGATCGTGGTGTTTTCCGGCTTTCTGTTGAAGGAGAAGCTGACCTTCTGGAAGGTTGGGGCGGTTCTGGTATCCTTTGCCGGAGTGCTCATCTACTCAGCGGACGGGAATCTCAAGTCTCTGTTCACCAGTAAGGCAGAGGGAGTGACTTTTGCTTTACTGGGGGCGGTTGTTTACAGCTTGTATTCTGTGCTAAATAAAAGGGAATCCTACGATAAATTCCTCTGCATCACAATTGCCTGTGTCACCAGCGCGGCCTGTTCCCTGGTGTGGGTGCTGGCGTCCGGCCAGATCCATCTGGTTCAGACCGCTAACTGGGGCGGTTTGATTTACCAGGGTGTAGTCTGCATCGGCACAGCGTATCTGGCCTGGGCCTATGCGATGGATGCGGGAGACACGGCGAAGGTATCGACGCTATCGTACCTGACTCCTTTTGTGTCCCTGATTTTTACCTGCGTATTCCTGGGGGAAAAAGTGACGGCGTATTCAGCAGCGGGGATTATATTTGTCATAATGGGAATTATTCTGCAGGAAAGGCCGTGGGGCAAGAAAAATACTGCCGTTAAGGCTTGA